The following proteins are encoded in a genomic region of Cryptococcus gattii WM276 chromosome I, complete sequence:
- a CDS encoding COP9 signalosome complex subunit 5a, putative (Similar to TIGR gene model, INSD accession AAW45929.1; Jun activation domain-binding-like protein 2) — protein sequence MASTARKTFEINNNIQVVDPSAAIFQYSREDEKLLDDEAPWRTDPHYFHTVKISAVALIKMVTHARSGGIYEIMGVMYGKVRDGTFWIMDVAALPVQGTETRVNAGNEAMEYMVNFQTANAEAGKGELLRGWYHSHPGYGCWLSGIDVNTQLNNQKFNDPYLAVVIDPNRTVSAGKVEIGAFRTYPEGYTPPAAGSSQYQSIPMDKIEDFGVHANAYYPLKVEIYKSKLDEKMLDLLWNKYWVATLSSNSLVSNLEYSTSQVQDLNAKLRAASQSISKSSSKLKLKPSQPTTKGKETTEGSDKKSKEGEKEFSGVDEEETPLNKVTQESSRITSEAQNGIISQLLKEKLFNTPLTHSVDEKSARATVQGRY from the exons ATGGCGTCCACAGCTAGAAAGACGTTTGAAATCAACAACAATATTCAA GTTGTCGACCCTTCGGCCGCTATTTTCCAGTACTCAcgagaagatgaaaaaTTATTAGACGATGAAGCTCCTTGGAGGACAGA TCCGCATTACTTCCACACAGTCAAAATATCCGCTGTGGCTTTGATAAAGATG GTCACCCATGCGCGATCTGGAGGAATCTATGAGATTATGGGTGTCATGTATGGCAAAGTGAGAGATGGCACCTTTTGGATCATGGACGTTGCCGCGTTACCGGTACAGGGTACCGAGACTCGAGTGAACGCCGGAAACGAA GCGATGGAATACATGGTTAATTTCCAGACAGCAAATGCCGAAGCTGGGAAAGGGGAGCTTCTGAGAGGCTGGTATCACTC CCATCCTGGATATGGGTGTTGGCTTTCAGGAATTGATGTCAACACTCAGTTAAATAACCAAAAGTTCAACGACCCTTACCTTGCGGTCGTC ATCGACCCTAACAGGACAGTGTCTGCTGGTAAGGTAGAGATCGGAGCTTTTAGGACTTATCCTGAA GGTTACACACCGCCTGCGGCTGGCAGTTCACAATACCAGTCAATTCCTATGGATAAGATCGAAGATTTTGGTGTCCACGCCAACGCATACTACCCCTTGAAAGTTGAGATTTACAAGAGCAAACTTGACGAGAAAATGCTTGACTTGCTATGGAACAAGTATTGGGTGGCTACTCTTAGTTCCAATTCTCTTGTGTCG AATCTCGAATACTCCACCTCACAAGTGCAGGATTTGAATGCTAAGCTCCGTGCTGCATCTCAATCCATCTCGAAATCATCTTCAAAGCTCAAATTGAAGCCTTCGCAACCTACCACGAAGGGCAAGGAAACAACTGAGGGCTCCGATAAAAAATCAAAAGAGGGTGAAAAGGAGTTCAGTGGAGTTGACGAGGAGGAAACGCCCTTGAATAAGGTGACCCAGGAAAG CTCGAGGATAACTTCGGAAGCCCAAAACGGTATCATCTCCCAGCTCCTTAAGGAGAAGTTGTTCAACACTCCGTTAACACATTCAGTGGATGAGAAGTCGGCGCGGGCAACTGTACAAGGGAGATACTGA
- a CDS encoding uncharacterized protein (Similar to TIGR gene model, INSD accession AAW46012.1), whose translation MAFSSFAEGESEPWAVPVASSVPEPTVESALEKEKVIKDILSLRDGLRGLMVRLSEVEEENDKLAKENETLGVYVENLTRNSVVAAGNK comes from the exons ATGGCTTTTTCATCATTTGCTGAAGGAGAATCTGAGCCTTGGGCAGTTCCAGTCGCCTCATCGGTACCCGAGCCCACCGTAGAGTCTGCTCTCGAGAAAGAGAAGGTTATCAAAGACATTTTGTCCTTACGCGACGGGTTGCGAGGGCTGATGGTGAGGCTCTCTgaagtggaggaggaaaatGACAAGCTAGCCAAGGAGAATGAAACTCTTGGTGTCTATGTGGAAAATTT GACTCGCAACTCTGTTGTCGCAGCTGGTAACAAGTGA
- a CDS encoding viral life cycle-related protein, putative (Similar to TIGR gene model, INSD accession AAW46011.1), which translates to MTIRGLDNYLKERKLVQSCPISTLANTRLGIDATHYLNHLLTDPNSREPLVAATGGLPLAIISKIENDLRALERHAIKPVFVFPGLPLASRPPPKGPDIKAERENQIKNEAWALYDEGQAYAAVDKLVQFNNGNFVDQRDLLRSIMRLFRHRYVEYVVAPYLGIAQLAYLLQHPKGYIHAIYSSSECLMWPVERVITSSDWSNNFQFVEKVRILNDLNLTSEQFLDFGILAGSSLSRTIPLPQSEFSIKNIADLVRHHKSGISVCQNVRQEPPYKAQYYTESFWKARLAVKFSLVLTTEGACVPLPTVITPQQQAFTVQDVPGDLEEIFSPRIPDELYFHICRGLVSAQVVGWLTSAMIIEQQPLLETGEYRRFIKDVITEGPTSPRCTTIALLADILHPDWSKRRINVHYYFDPPYAPVRGAFVPFTDALTQSLIGRCSDWMVPMSNLEMELRRQNSSTIDLKLCVAALASEELVHRTFKPKGDRVLDKKDEVVANSLWRFLEVRGFVQQNHAHSLIGKALYAAYTVSRVNDRFQEPIYLILELLRAGVLHGGKWGGPEAAPLLGGPSFGDEDEQSSVRLIMRCISVLPLVSRNQQWVGPLSQELLAFNAFVRGLSKSLRQLFEAVSVHLLLSGDGRRNRDDYSDIMLSLPFQTDVNTGFGILAKSYLDATSYHNQLEPITEEMIGTERAETAKRQAILFIEENFSSVKGPVQELERGFRFWDAVMVAIRCLAEEQGPNPKLAQTVVGRDVIEQFEKADKWLKPMRP; encoded by the exons ATGACTATCCGAGGTTTAGACA ACTATCTCAAAGAAAGGAAGCTCGTACAGAGCTGTCCAATCTCCACGCTTGCCAACACAAGACTCGGTATTGATGCTACCCATTATCTCAACCACCTCCTGACCGACCCCAACTCCCGTGAGCCTTTAGTTGCTGCGACTGGAGGTCTCCCTCTTGCCATTATCTCCAAGATCGAGAATGATTTGCGTGCTCTCGAGCGCCATGCCATCAAACCCGTCTTCGTGTTCCCCGGCCTTCCGCTTGCTTCTCGACCTCCTCCTAAGGGTCCCGATATCAAGGCTGAGCGAGAAAACCAGATTAAGAATGAGGCCTGGGCGCTTTATGATGAAGGGCAAGCGTACGCTGCCGTTGATAAGCTCGTCCAGTTCAACAATGGCAACTTTGTTGACCAGAGAGATCTCCTGAGATCCATCATGAGGTTATTCAGGCATCGTTACGTGGAGTACGTAGTTGCGCCATACTTGGGGATTGCACAG CTTGCTTATTTATTGCAACACCCCAAAGGATATATCCATGCCATCTACTCCTCCAGCGAGTGTCTCATGTGGCCAGTGGAGAGGGTGATCACGTCGAGCGATTGGAGCAACAACTTTCAATTTGTCGAGAAAGTTCGCATTCTCAATGATCTGAATTTGACAAGTGAACAATTCCTCGATTTTGGTATCCTTGCCGGCTCCTCACTGTCTCGTACcatccctcttcctcaaaGCGAATTTTCAATCAAGAATATTGCTGATCTCGTCCGTCATCATAAGTCTGGTATATCTGTCTGCCAAAACGTCCGTCAAGAGCCTCCTTACAAAGCACAGTATTACACCGAGTCCTTTTGGAAAGCGCGCTTGGCTGTCAAATTCTCTCTTGTCCTCACCACCGAAGGAGCATGCGTGCCTCTGCCCACCGTTATCACCCCTCAACAGCAAGCTTTCACTGTCCAGGATGTTCCTGGTGATCTCGAAGAAATTTTCTCTCCCCGAATCCCGGACGAGCTTTATTTCCACATTTGTCGAGGCCTCGTCTCCGCTCAAGTCGTCGGATGGTTGACAAGTGCTATGATTATTGAGCAACAACCTCTTTTGGAAACTGGCGAGTATCGCCGATTTATCAAAGATGTCATCACTGAGGGTCCGACTTCGCCACGATGCACGACCATTGCTCTTTTGGCGGATATACTGCACCCTGATTGGTCCAAGAGACGTATT AACGTTCACTACTACTTTGACCCTCCCTACGCTCCTGTCCGTGGGGCGTTTGTCCCATTCACCGACGCCCTTACTCAATCGCTCATTGGAAGATGCTCTGACTGGATGGTCCCTATGTCCAACCTTGAAATGGAGCTTAGACGGCAAAAC TCCTCCACAATTGACCTCAAGCTTTGCGTTGCCGCTTTAGCTTCCGAAGAGCTTGTGCACCGGACTTTCAAGCCAAAGGGAGACCGGGTGCTTGATAAGAAGGATGAGGTGGTAGCTAATTCGCTTTGGAGATTCTTGGAAGTGCGAGG TTTTGTTCAACAAAACCACGCTCATTCCCTCATTGGAAAAGCTTTGTATGCTGCTTACACTGTCTCACGTGTCAACGACCGTTTCCAGGAACCTATCTATCTTATCCTTGAGCTTTTACGTGCTGGCGTCTTGCATGGCGGAAAGTGGGGTGGACCGGAGGCGGCGCCTCTTCTTGGCGGACCCAGCTTTGGCGATGAAGACGAGCAGAGCAGCGTCAGACTCATCATGCGGTGCATCAGCGTTTTGCCCTTAGTGTCAAGG AATCAACAATGGGTGGGTCCTTTGTCTCAAGAACTCTTGGCCTTCAACGCATTTGTTCGCGGCCTTTCAAAATCTCTCCGTCAGCTGTTTGAAGCTGTCAGTGTACATTTGTTGCTCTCCGGCGATGGCAGGCGCAACCGAGATGACTACAGCGATATCATGCTCA GTTTGCCATTCCAAACCGACGTGAATACTGGTTTTGGTATCCTTGCCAAGAGTTACCTCGACGCCACATCTTACCACAACCAGCTTGAACCTATCACGGAGGAGATGATAGGGACCGAAAGAGCTGAAACAGCTAAACGTCAGGCTATTTTGTTTATTGAAGAGAATTTTTCGAGCGTCAAAGGTCCCGTACAAGAACTTGAACGTGGCTTCAGGTTCTGGGATGCG GTAATGGTAGCTATCCGCTGTTTGGCCGAGGAGCAAGGGCCCAATCCCAAGCTGGCTCAGACTGTCGTCGGGAGGGACGTTATTGAGCAGTTTGAGAAGGCTGACAAGTGGTTGAAGCCTATGCGGCCATGA